The genome window gcgctaaaggaacctatttcacggagcgacactgCCAAGCCCAGAAATATACTTGTTTGACCCTAGGACAGAGGAACACGGCCATGTCTGTATTTCTTCTCACAGACAGAAATAGATTCACATCTGTACTGTCGCTTCACAGAGAGAAATACATGTCTGTGTTATCCTATTGCCGCAACTGCCATGTTTATACCAATTTCTGAAGAGTTCATCACTATTTATTTAGCTAAGATTACTCATTTTCCTCAACAGGCCGTAATGCTACTGGGGATGGTAGCACTTGTGGCTGGCTCCGCTGATCGTCGGAGAGCAGGGAGTGGTCGTGGTGGAGGTGGTTTTGGAggcggaggtggaggaggaggaggtttgggAGGTGGAGGAGGACTAGGAGGGGGCGGAGGAGGAGGTTTGGGAGGTGGAGGAGGACTAGGAGGGGGCGGAGGAGGAGGTTTGGGAGGTGGCGGAGGTCTCGGAGGAGGAGGACTAGGAGGAGgtctcggaggaggaggaggacttggCGGAGgtctcggaggaggaggaggactaggCGGAGgtctcggaggaggaggaggactaggCGGAGgtctcggaggaggaggaggactaggCGGAGGTCTTGGTGGGGGTAGCGGAGGTGGTTTTGGAGGTGGCGGTGGCGTTGGAGGAGGCagaggaggtaaaaaaaaaatgtttcccggTCATTGACTACTTTACTTATTCTCACAGAATCAAAATACTCCAAAGAAATAATTGCATAacgtaaaaaaatttgaaaataataat of Macrobrachium nipponense isolate FS-2020 chromosome 11, ASM1510439v2, whole genome shotgun sequence contains these proteins:
- the LOC135207885 gene encoding uncharacterized protein LOC135207885 translates to MDLKVAVMLLGMVALVAGSADRRRAGSGRGGGGFGGGGGGGGGLGGGGGLGGGGGGGLGGGGGLGGGGGGGLGGGGGLGGGGLGGGLGGGGGLGGGLGGGGGLGGGLGGGGGLGGGLGGGGGLGGGLGGGSGGGFGGGGGVGGGRGGYGR